One genomic segment of Bacteroidota bacterium includes these proteins:
- a CDS encoding methylated-DNA--[protein]-cysteine S-methyltransferase yields the protein MLCAADLATPLGPFLVIVDGDGALVRTAFASVDEAEARMGEAVTIAPARCAEALAQLTAYFAGDRRTFDLSLAPSGTPFQQRVWSALQALPYGAVTSYGALAKQLGQPGAAQAVGRANAANPLPVVVPCHRVVGADGSLTGFLGGLDKKRALLHLEGALAETPDLFGDQR from the coding sequence ATGCTCTGCGCCGCTGACCTCGCCACGCCGCTCGGGCCGTTTCTCGTAATCGTCGACGGCGACGGCGCTCTCGTGCGGACGGCGTTCGCCTCGGTGGACGAGGCCGAGGCCCGGATGGGCGAAGCTGTGACCATCGCCCCCGCACGCTGCGCGGAGGCGCTGGCGCAACTCACGGCGTACTTCGCAGGCGACCGGCGCACGTTCGACCTCTCCCTCGCCCCGTCGGGCACGCCGTTTCAGCAGCGCGTGTGGTCGGCGTTGCAAGCGTTGCCCTACGGCGCGGTGACGAGCTACGGAGCACTTGCCAAGCAGCTCGGTCAGCCCGGAGCCGCGCAAGCGGTCGGCCGAGCCAACGCGGCGAACCCGCTGCCGGTGGTGGTGCCCTGCCACCGCGTCGTCGGAGCCGACGGTAGCCTGACAGGCTTCCTCGGCGGCCTCGACAAGAAGCGGGCGTTGCTGCACCTCGAAGGCGCGCTTGCCGAGACGCCGGACCTGTTTGGAGATCAACGCTAG
- a CDS encoding HIT domain-containing protein yields the protein MNHLWSPWRATHVEAYEPPPPGTGSVFSRIAATPERDAEHFVVWRGTTVFVVMNLYPYNNGHLLIVPYREVPTYADLDDDTHVEIARTIRRVMGWLRATLAPDGFNVGLNEGAAAGAGIPEHLHVHVVPRWTADTNFMPTVAGTKVIPEAMRATYEKLIAAVDSEEIDSEEMEAEGDTQATGGDGRATTGE from the coding sequence ATGAACCACCTCTGGAGTCCCTGGCGCGCCACGCACGTGGAAGCGTACGAGCCGCCGCCACCGGGCACGGGCTCGGTCTTCAGCCGCATCGCCGCCACGCCCGAGCGGGACGCCGAGCACTTCGTCGTGTGGCGCGGGACGACCGTGTTCGTGGTGATGAACCTCTACCCGTATAACAACGGGCACCTGCTCATCGTCCCCTATCGCGAGGTGCCGACCTACGCTGACCTCGACGACGATACGCACGTCGAGATCGCGCGGACGATTCGCCGGGTGATGGGGTGGCTACGGGCCACGCTCGCGCCCGACGGCTTCAACGTCGGGCTCAACGAGGGTGCGGCGGCGGGGGCGGGCATCCCGGAGCACCTCCACGTGCACGTGGTACCGCGCTGGACGGCCGACACCAACTTCATGCCCACGGTCGCGGGCACCAAGGTCATCCCCGAGGCGATGCGCGCGACCTACGAGAAGCTCATCGCCGCCGTCGATTCGGAGGAAATCGATTCGGAGGAAATGGAGGCGGAGGGCGACACGCAGGCTACTGGGGGCGACGGACGGGCTACCACGGGGGAATGA
- a CDS encoding 2TM domain-containing protein — protein MSRPTDLTAATPSRYQKPVGPMTEEQARQHVVKLKEFYWHLASFLVTMPILLGINLFTDPSHLWFIYAFLGWGFGVMGHAAEVFGTPGLGSKWEERKMQELMGIQRDEDEASIERLRALVHEAVDEEEARHRQTQDVDTARLLRRIEHLEAIVTSRDWEIVEADYRAQTASEAQTTPAEAPLTQTPSARAQRIDLDALPEDNGQVPDEARAAYLARRVH, from the coding sequence ATGTCCCGTCCGACCGACCTGACGGCCGCCACGCCGTCCCGCTACCAGAAGCCCGTTGGCCCGATGACCGAGGAGCAGGCGCGGCAGCACGTCGTGAAGCTGAAGGAGTTCTACTGGCACCTCGCCAGCTTCCTCGTCACGATGCCGATCCTGCTCGGGATCAACCTCTTCACCGACCCGAGCCACCTGTGGTTCATCTATGCGTTCCTCGGCTGGGGCTTCGGCGTGATGGGCCATGCCGCGGAGGTGTTTGGGACGCCGGGCCTCGGCTCGAAGTGGGAGGAGCGCAAGATGCAGGAGCTGATGGGCATCCAGCGCGATGAGGACGAGGCGTCGATCGAACGGCTGCGTGCGCTCGTCCATGAGGCCGTCGACGAAGAGGAGGCGCGGCACCGCCAGACGCAGGACGTGGACACGGCGCGCCTGCTCCGGCGCATCGAGCACCTCGAAGCCATCGTGACGAGCCGGGACTGGGAGATCGTGGAGGCCGACTATCGTGCCCAGACGGCGTCCGAAGCCCAGACGACGCCGGCCGAGGCGCCATTGACTCAGACACCATCTGCCAGGGCCCAGCGTATCGATCTCGACGCGCTGCCGGAGGACAACGGGCAGGTGCCCGACGAGGCGCGCGCCGCCTATCTTGCGAGGCGTGTCCACTAA
- a CDS encoding 2,3,4,5-tetrahydropyridine-2,6-dicarboxylate N-succinyltransferase, with amino-acid sequence MSDLRTRIEALVATPDLDRAAALPVLGDFLDALDAGEVRSAERAEDGTWHANGWVKQGILLGFRLGEIVDQSEGAFRFFDKDTYPTKPMTLADGVRVVPGGSTIRRGAHLARGVVCMPPMYVNVGAYVDAGTMVDSHALVGSCAQIGKHVHLSAAAQIGGVLEPVGAVPVVVEDHVFVGGGCGVYEGCVVREGAVLAAGVILTGSSRVYDLVNEIIHTRGESGQLEIPAGAVVVPGSRTVSSEFGQQHGLALAAPVIVKYRDASTDAATALEGALR; translated from the coding sequence GTGTCTGACCTCCGTACCCGCATCGAAGCCCTCGTCGCCACGCCTGACCTCGACCGGGCCGCGGCGCTGCCGGTCCTGGGCGACTTCCTCGACGCGCTCGATGCAGGGGAGGTGCGGTCGGCCGAGCGCGCAGAGGACGGCACGTGGCATGCGAACGGCTGGGTGAAGCAGGGCATCCTGCTCGGCTTCCGCCTCGGCGAGATCGTGGACCAGTCCGAGGGCGCGTTCCGCTTCTTCGACAAAGACACCTACCCGACGAAGCCGATGACGCTAGCCGATGGCGTGCGCGTGGTGCCTGGCGGCTCGACGATTCGGCGCGGGGCGCACCTGGCGCGCGGCGTCGTGTGCATGCCGCCGATGTACGTCAACGTCGGCGCCTACGTGGATGCGGGCACGATGGTGGACTCGCACGCGCTCGTGGGTAGCTGTGCGCAGATCGGGAAGCACGTACACCTCTCTGCAGCGGCTCAGATCGGCGGCGTGCTGGAGCCGGTCGGCGCGGTGCCCGTCGTGGTCGAGGACCATGTGTTTGTAGGCGGCGGGTGCGGCGTCTACGAGGGTTGTGTCGTGCGCGAAGGAGCCGTCCTAGCTGCGGGCGTGATCCTCACCGGCTCGTCGCGGGTCTACGATCTCGTGAATGAGATCATCCACACGCGCGGCGAGTCCGGCCAGCTCGAAATCCCCGCCGGGGCGGTCGTCGTGCCCGGCAGCCGGACCGTCTCGTCCGAGTTCGGGCAACAGCACGGCCTGGCGCTGGCTGCGCCCGTGATCGTGAAGTACCGCGACGCCTCGACGGACGCCGCGACAGCGCTCGAAGGCGCATTGCGATAG
- a CDS encoding DUF1569 domain-containing protein, giving the protein MPKLRYAGLDAARAKLMDHVQRYEAHWTAHPDATHVHPYFGPLGQDGWARFHHKHVRHHLAQFDLLAHLDAA; this is encoded by the coding sequence CTGCCGAAGCTGCGCTACGCCGGCCTCGACGCCGCCCGCGCGAAGCTCATGGATCATGTCCAGCGCTACGAGGCGCACTGGACGGCTCACCCCGACGCGACGCACGTCCACCCGTACTTCGGCCCGCTCGGCCAGGACGGCTGGGCGCGCTTCCACCACAAGCACGTCCGCCACCACCTCGCGCAGTTTGACCTGCTCGCGCACCTAGACGCGGCCTAG
- a CDS encoding methylglyoxal synthase, with product MTAAKHVALVAHDYKKDDLLAWAERHRGALTGHHLYATGTTGKLLQETLGLDVHRFQSGPLGGDQQLGARIAEGGIDVLIFFWDPLHAQPHDPDVKALLRITVVWNVAVACNETTADYLIASPLMAGPYERQLPDYDGYLQRDV from the coding sequence ATGACCGCTGCCAAGCACGTCGCTCTCGTGGCGCATGACTACAAGAAGGACGACCTGCTCGCCTGGGCCGAGCGGCACCGCGGCGCGCTCACAGGGCATCATCTCTACGCGACCGGCACGACGGGCAAGCTGCTTCAGGAGACGCTCGGGCTGGACGTGCATCGCTTCCAGAGCGGCCCGCTCGGCGGCGATCAGCAGCTCGGCGCGCGCATCGCCGAGGGCGGCATCGACGTGCTGATTTTCTTCTGGGACCCCCTCCATGCCCAGCCGCACGACCCCGACGTGAAGGCGCTCCTGCGCATCACCGTGGTGTGGAACGTGGCCGTCGCCTGCAACGAGACAACGGCTGACTACCTCATCGCCTCGCCGCTGATGGCCGGGCCCTACGAGCGCCAGCTTCCGGACTACGACGGCTACCTCCAGCGAGACGTGTAA
- a CDS encoding VOC family protein, with the protein MLLGYLILYVPDVERAVAFYEQAFGLARRFVHESGDYAELETGATVLAFAADELAASNFTAAYRPADSSAPPAAFEVALVTDDVAAAFERATEAGAAVLAEPTQKPWGQTVAYVRDLNGVIVELCTPVGG; encoded by the coding sequence ATGCTTCTCGGTTATCTCATTCTCTATGTCCCAGACGTCGAACGCGCTGTGGCGTTTTACGAGCAGGCGTTTGGGCTCGCCCGGCGCTTCGTCCACGAGTCCGGCGACTATGCCGAGCTAGAGACGGGGGCGACCGTCCTCGCCTTTGCGGCCGACGAACTGGCCGCCTCGAACTTCACCGCGGCCTATCGCCCCGCCGATTCGTCGGCGCCGCCCGCAGCCTTTGAGGTGGCGCTGGTGACCGACGATGTGGCCGCGGCGTTCGAGCGGGCCACCGAGGCGGGCGCTGCGGTGCTGGCCGAGCCGACGCAGAAGCCGTGGGGGCAGACCGTCGCCTACGTCCGCGACCTCAACGGTGTCATCGTCGAGCTGTGCACGCCGGTCGGCGGCTAG